In Microbacterium cremeum, a genomic segment contains:
- a CDS encoding enoyl-CoA hydratase/isomerase family protein, with translation MGRVRLERSGGIGVITIDRPDKLNALTLAMYGELGEAFAEVRDDPRIGVAVLTGAGDRAFCVGADLAESIPALTEERFDISEWDAAHQKHSTLEKPVVAAVNGLCFGGGFEIMLSTDIRLASADAVFALPETGVGVVPAGGTLVRLIRQIPYAFAMDLMLRGTRIDADTALRYGLVNRVVPGAEVYAESIAVAEELLSKSGTAVATVKRAVRSLADLPEDEAFRQEAVLGQQAFASDDAREGLSAFAARRPPVFPSHVGAGVA, from the coding sequence ATGGGCAGGGTCCGGCTGGAGCGCTCCGGCGGCATCGGCGTCATCACGATCGACCGACCCGACAAGCTCAACGCGCTCACGCTGGCGATGTACGGCGAACTGGGCGAGGCGTTCGCCGAGGTCCGCGACGACCCGCGAATCGGTGTGGCGGTTCTCACGGGCGCGGGCGACCGGGCGTTCTGCGTCGGCGCCGACCTGGCCGAATCCATCCCCGCGCTCACCGAGGAGCGCTTCGACATCAGCGAGTGGGATGCCGCCCACCAGAAGCACTCCACGCTCGAGAAGCCGGTGGTCGCGGCTGTCAACGGGCTGTGCTTCGGCGGCGGGTTCGAGATCATGCTCTCCACCGACATCCGGCTGGCTTCTGCCGATGCCGTTTTCGCGCTGCCTGAGACCGGCGTCGGGGTCGTGCCGGCGGGTGGGACGCTGGTGCGGTTGATCCGGCAGATCCCCTATGCGTTCGCGATGGATCTGATGCTCCGCGGCACTCGCATCGACGCCGACACCGCGCTGCGGTACGGGCTCGTGAACAGGGTTGTGCCGGGGGCGGAGGTGTACGCCGAGTCGATCGCCGTGGCAGAAGAGCTGCTCTCCAAGAGCGGCACCGCCGTCGCGACCGTGAAGCGGGCGGTGCGCTCGCTGGCAGATCTGCCCGAGGACGAGGCGTTCCGGCAGGAAGCGGTGCTCGGTCAGCAGGCTTTCGCGAGCGACGACGCCCGCGAAGGGCTCTCGGCCTTCGCCGCGCGGCGCCCGCCGGTGTTCCCGTCGCACGTCGGCGCCGGGGTGGCATGA
- a CDS encoding CaiB/BaiF CoA transferase family protein, with product MIDATAHSPVLDAWEEVDAAHGSLAGVVVVDVTRVVAGPYCSMILADLGATVIKVENPDDPDYTRTFPPLLPREGAEPLSGFFAQYNRNKLGMTLNLKSPDSADVLDRLVARADVLVENFRPGTMDRLGHGYERLRQVNPRLVYAALSGYGQSGPYRSRPAYDNSAQATGGLWSMNGPAGGPPTRVGTIIGDLAASLYGVIGVLAALRHVERTGEGQFVDVSQQDSVLTLTENAVVSYTAESKVPEPLGNAHPFVRPYELFPCRDGYVFFGGYTDKFWRISCETFGSAADWDAHPDLHTMATRFDGDVYREQVRPMIERWFAHRTKAELEALAGDLVPLSAVKDIGEVVEDPQIAARDMIVEAQYPGHGALRTFGSPIKLDRTPPRTGGLAPETGQHTTDVLRDLLGFTADEVDALRSGGTV from the coding sequence ATGATCGACGCGACCGCCCACAGCCCGGTGCTGGACGCCTGGGAGGAGGTCGACGCTGCGCACGGGTCGCTCGCGGGTGTCGTCGTCGTCGACGTGACGCGCGTCGTGGCCGGACCGTACTGCTCGATGATCCTCGCCGATCTCGGCGCGACGGTGATCAAAGTGGAGAACCCGGACGACCCGGACTACACCCGCACCTTTCCGCCGCTCCTGCCGCGAGAGGGAGCGGAGCCGCTGAGCGGGTTCTTCGCCCAGTACAACCGCAACAAGCTCGGCATGACGTTGAATCTGAAGAGCCCGGACTCCGCCGACGTGCTCGACCGGCTCGTGGCGCGGGCCGACGTACTTGTGGAGAACTTCCGCCCCGGCACCATGGATCGGCTCGGACACGGCTACGAGCGGCTGCGGCAGGTCAACCCGCGCCTCGTCTACGCCGCGCTCAGCGGCTACGGGCAGTCCGGCCCGTACCGCAGCAGGCCGGCATATGACAACAGCGCCCAGGCGACCGGAGGTCTGTGGTCGATGAACGGCCCGGCGGGCGGGCCGCCCACTCGCGTCGGGACCATCATCGGCGACCTGGCGGCGAGCCTGTACGGCGTGATCGGGGTGCTGGCCGCCCTCCGGCACGTCGAGCGGACCGGCGAGGGCCAGTTCGTGGACGTCTCACAGCAGGACTCGGTGCTCACCCTCACCGAGAACGCCGTGGTGTCGTACACCGCCGAGAGCAAGGTCCCCGAGCCGCTGGGAAACGCCCATCCATTCGTCCGTCCCTACGAGCTGTTCCCGTGCCGCGACGGCTACGTGTTCTTCGGCGGCTACACCGACAAGTTCTGGCGGATCTCGTGCGAGACGTTCGGGAGCGCCGCCGACTGGGACGCGCACCCCGACCTCCACACCATGGCGACCCGTTTCGACGGCGACGTGTACCGCGAGCAGGTGCGACCGATGATCGAGCGCTGGTTCGCGCACCGCACGAAGGCAGAGCTCGAGGCACTCGCGGGCGATCTCGTGCCGTTGAGTGCGGTGAAGGATATCGGCGAGGTCGTCGAGGATCCTCAGATCGCCGCGCGCGACATGATCGTCGAGGCCCAGTACCCCGGGCACGGCGCGCTGCGAACGTTCGGGTCGCCGATCAAACTGGACCGCACGCCGCCGCGAACGGGAGGTCTGGCCCCCGAGACCGGTCAGCACACGACGGATGTCCTGCGCGATCTGCTCGGCTTCACCGCCGACGAGGTCGACGCCCTGCGCTCGGGCGGGACCGTCTGA
- a CDS encoding amidohydrolase family protein: MEPVTLRGARPFDGGEPVDLVLRDGVIAEIAPLGTADASGEVVDVDGRWIGPGLWDAHVHFTQHVIRRRRLDLTETRTADDVLDVVRRAGAADAPLTNGILMGYGFRDGLWPVPATLVALDEVVPDVPVVLVSGDLHCGWMNSAAARRFGVELDATGLLREGPWISLLHSFDEASQLPLSAYREAADAAAARGVVGIVEYEKTDNVAEWSSRTAGGVTSLRADIAVWPDLLESAIAAGRRTGDAVDDQGLIRFGRLKVVVDGSLNTRTAWCWDPYPGMDAGHPHACGIEGVPITELRRLLERARDAGIEAAVHAIGDRANTEVLDTFEALGMKGVIEHAQLVRDDDFARFAELGLIASVQPEHAMDDRDVADHHWAGRTGRAFAFRSLHRAGAALRLGSDAPVAPLDPWISLAAATARSRGDREAWHPEQRLPLNVALAASVRTSLAMGQPADLVLTERDPYASDRDELRAMPVAATLLGGRFTWREV; encoded by the coding sequence ATGGAGCCCGTGACTCTCCGGGGCGCCCGCCCGTTCGACGGCGGCGAGCCCGTCGACCTCGTCCTCCGCGACGGCGTCATCGCCGAGATCGCGCCTCTCGGCACTGCGGACGCCTCCGGCGAGGTCGTCGACGTCGATGGTCGCTGGATCGGGCCCGGGCTGTGGGATGCGCACGTGCACTTCACGCAGCATGTGATCCGCCGCCGTCGGCTCGACCTCACCGAGACCCGCACGGCGGACGATGTGCTCGACGTCGTCCGGCGCGCCGGCGCCGCGGACGCGCCGCTGACGAACGGCATCCTCATGGGGTACGGCTTCCGCGACGGCCTGTGGCCCGTGCCGGCGACGCTCGTGGCGCTGGACGAGGTCGTGCCGGATGTGCCGGTCGTGCTCGTCAGCGGCGACCTGCACTGCGGGTGGATGAACAGCGCAGCCGCCCGGCGCTTCGGCGTCGAGCTCGACGCCACCGGACTGCTCCGCGAGGGCCCGTGGATCAGCCTGCTGCACTCTTTCGACGAGGCCTCCCAGCTGCCGCTGAGCGCCTACCGCGAGGCGGCAGACGCCGCTGCGGCACGGGGCGTGGTCGGAATCGTCGAGTATGAGAAGACCGACAACGTCGCCGAGTGGTCGTCGCGCACTGCGGGCGGGGTCACGAGCCTCCGCGCCGACATCGCGGTGTGGCCAGACCTGCTCGAGTCGGCGATCGCCGCCGGACGCCGCACGGGCGACGCCGTGGACGACCAGGGGCTCATCAGGTTCGGACGCCTCAAGGTCGTGGTGGACGGCTCGCTCAACACCCGCACCGCGTGGTGCTGGGACCCGTACCCCGGCATGGATGCGGGGCACCCGCACGCGTGCGGAATCGAGGGCGTGCCCATCACCGAACTGCGGCGCCTGCTTGAGCGGGCTCGCGACGCCGGCATCGAGGCTGCCGTGCACGCCATCGGCGACCGCGCGAACACCGAGGTGCTCGACACGTTCGAAGCGCTGGGCATGAAAGGCGTGATCGAGCACGCGCAACTCGTCCGCGACGACGACTTCGCCCGGTTCGCAGAGCTCGGGCTGATCGCGAGCGTTCAGCCCGAGCACGCCATGGACGATCGCGACGTGGCCGACCACCACTGGGCCGGCCGTACGGGCCGTGCCTTCGCATTCAGGTCACTGCATCGCGCCGGCGCCGCCCTGCGCCTGGGCTCCGACGCCCCGGTCGCGCCGCTGGACCCATGGATCTCGCTGGCCGCGGCCACCGCTCGCAGCCGCGGCGACCGGGAGGCGTGGCATCCCGAGCAGCGGCTGCCGCTGAATGTCGCGCTCGCCGCCTCGGTGCGCACGTCTCTGGCGATGGGCCAGCCCGCCGACCTCGTGCTCACCGAACGCGACCCGTATGCGAGCGACCGCGACGAGCTGCGCGCGATGCCGGTCGCCGCGACGCTGCTCGGCGGCCGGTTCACCTGGCGGGAGGTCTGA
- a CDS encoding CaiB/BaiF CoA transferase family protein, translating to MTDDMNGAFRPLSGIRILDFTRLLAGPYATMTLAELGADVIKVEQPGIGDETRHWGPPFVHGASAYFHAINRGKRSIALDLADLADRDVAHRLVGSADVLVESFRPGVADRLGIGAAAMRERFPRLVYASISGFSQRGPLSAEPGTAVTVEAESGLMHVTGYEGADPVRSGVAMVDIATGMSMINGVLAALLERERTGVGRRLEFSLFATALSSLGTVIAAASAGAPPSKPWGSSHPSIVPYRAFAAADGYVVLGATNDAMFARLVAALDLGDEVGAARWARNRDRVEGRDELEGILAARMAELPVDAVVETLKAARVLVARVRSPEDAARGPQADALGLIEHDDGVSIARSALGTNGTRHLPRAPQLDADGAQLRAELGL from the coding sequence ATGACCGACGACATGAACGGGGCGTTCCGGCCGCTCTCCGGCATCCGCATTCTCGACTTCACGCGCCTGCTCGCCGGTCCCTACGCCACGATGACGCTCGCGGAGCTCGGTGCCGACGTGATCAAGGTCGAGCAGCCCGGCATCGGCGACGAGACGCGGCACTGGGGTCCACCGTTCGTGCACGGCGCGAGCGCGTACTTCCACGCGATCAATCGCGGCAAGCGCAGCATCGCACTCGACCTCGCCGATCTCGCCGACCGCGACGTCGCCCACCGACTCGTCGGCTCTGCGGACGTGCTGGTGGAGAGCTTTCGCCCCGGCGTCGCCGACCGGCTCGGGATCGGTGCTGCGGCGATGCGCGAGCGGTTCCCGCGGCTCGTGTACGCCTCGATCAGCGGCTTCTCGCAGCGCGGGCCGCTCTCGGCGGAGCCGGGCACGGCGGTGACGGTGGAGGCGGAATCCGGGCTGATGCACGTCACCGGCTACGAGGGCGCCGATCCGGTGCGCTCGGGCGTCGCGATGGTTGACATCGCGACGGGCATGTCGATGATCAACGGGGTGCTCGCCGCGCTGCTCGAGCGAGAGCGCACGGGGGTCGGCCGCCGGCTCGAGTTCTCGCTGTTCGCCACCGCGCTCAGTTCGCTCGGCACGGTCATCGCCGCGGCCTCGGCCGGCGCGCCGCCGTCGAAGCCGTGGGGCAGCTCCCATCCGTCGATCGTCCCGTACCGTGCGTTCGCGGCCGCCGACGGGTACGTGGTGCTGGGAGCGACGAATGACGCCATGTTCGCCCGGCTCGTCGCCGCGCTCGATCTCGGCGACGAGGTCGGCGCTGCACGCTGGGCTCGCAACCGGGACCGGGTGGAAGGACGAGACGAGCTCGAAGGCATCCTCGCCGCGCGGATGGCCGAGCTCCCCGTCGACGCCGTCGTCGAGACATTGAAGGCTGCGCGCGTGCTGGTCGCCCGGGTGCGCAGCCCCGAAGATGCCGCTCGGGGCCCGCAGGCCGACGCGCTGGGGCTCATCGAGCACGACGACGGCGTCTCGATCGCGCGCTCGGCGCTGGGGACCAACGGCACCCGGCATCTCCCGCGCGCACCGCAACTCGATGCGGACGGTGCGCAGCTGCGCGCCGAGCTGGGGCTCTGA
- a CDS encoding amidohydrolase translates to MTTTTFTNARVFTGESETAFASAFRITDGLVDWVGEAADVTEPGAIDLGGRTVVPGLLDSHTHPALLAGTAAAVECFPPAVTSMDALVDTLQRHAGTVTGPDGWVLGRGFDDTKFADGRMPTAADLDRIATDRPVLVWRCDAHSAVCNSRALELAGITAHTPDPDGARFERNADGNPNGVLTEIAAVDAVAKFIPAPTRDEQLAAIGSIGDELASRGIVAVCDLLSTRIDDPLATFRAAAERGLRTRVALYPGWDPAAPLADLDPGDREGQIRVAGVKVVLDGAYSNRTAWVHAPYPDSCDHGLRLVDDEDVLAAGDWARRNGVQLAVHAMGDRALDRVVELFEDAEPWLDGIPSVRIEHATIVSGAYLERLTSARMSFGVATHTVFFFAEYDGYEKALRVEQVPDAYPIARLYDGLGPLALSSDRPATAWSGADDVMLSVEAAVRRRTYNGVEFGPEAAITVPQALLLYTSRAASLSPLTGVGTIAPGFDGSFAVLDRDVFTVPVEEIAAVRVAETWIRGERVFAC, encoded by the coding sequence ATGACGACGACGACCTTCACCAACGCTCGGGTGTTCACGGGCGAGTCCGAGACCGCATTCGCTTCGGCCTTCCGGATCACGGACGGCCTCGTGGATTGGGTCGGGGAGGCGGCGGATGTCACCGAACCGGGGGCCATCGACCTCGGCGGCCGGACGGTCGTGCCCGGGCTTCTGGACAGCCATACCCACCCGGCGCTGCTGGCAGGGACCGCGGCGGCGGTGGAGTGCTTCCCGCCTGCCGTGACGTCCATGGACGCGCTGGTCGACACGCTCCAGCGGCACGCCGGGACGGTGACCGGCCCGGACGGGTGGGTGCTCGGCCGCGGGTTCGACGACACGAAGTTCGCGGACGGCCGCATGCCGACCGCGGCGGATCTCGACCGCATCGCCACGGACCGTCCCGTGCTGGTCTGGCGCTGCGACGCCCACTCCGCCGTGTGCAACTCGCGCGCCCTGGAGCTCGCCGGCATCACCGCGCACACGCCTGACCCGGACGGCGCACGGTTCGAACGGAACGCGGACGGCAACCCCAACGGCGTGCTCACGGAGATCGCCGCCGTCGACGCGGTTGCGAAGTTCATCCCTGCGCCCACGCGCGACGAACAGCTCGCCGCCATCGGGTCGATCGGCGACGAGCTGGCCTCGCGCGGCATCGTCGCCGTGTGCGACCTGCTGTCCACTCGGATCGATGATCCGCTCGCGACATTCCGTGCCGCCGCCGAGCGCGGTCTGCGCACGCGGGTCGCGCTCTACCCGGGCTGGGATCCGGCGGCTCCGCTGGCCGACCTCGATCCGGGTGATCGCGAGGGGCAGATCCGCGTGGCAGGCGTGAAGGTCGTGCTCGACGGCGCCTATTCCAACCGCACGGCCTGGGTGCATGCGCCCTACCCGGACTCGTGCGACCACGGCCTGCGCCTGGTCGACGACGAGGACGTCCTCGCCGCGGGCGACTGGGCCCGGCGCAACGGCGTGCAGCTCGCGGTCCATGCCATGGGCGACCGGGCGCTGGATCGCGTGGTGGAGCTCTTCGAGGATGCCGAGCCCTGGCTCGACGGCATCCCCTCGGTGCGGATCGAGCATGCCACGATCGTCAGCGGCGCCTATCTGGAGCGCCTGACCTCGGCGCGGATGTCGTTCGGCGTCGCGACGCACACCGTGTTCTTCTTCGCCGAGTACGACGGCTACGAGAAGGCCCTGCGCGTGGAGCAGGTGCCGGACGCCTATCCGATCGCCCGTCTGTACGACGGTCTCGGCCCGCTCGCGCTGTCGTCCGACCGACCCGCCACCGCCTGGAGCGGCGCCGACGACGTGATGCTGTCGGTCGAAGCGGCCGTCCGCCGCCGCACCTACAACGGCGTGGAGTTCGGCCCCGAGGCCGCGATCACGGTGCCGCAGGCGCTGCTGCTGTACACCTCGCGGGCGGCGTCCCTCTCGCCGCTGACCGGCGTGGGCACGATCGCACCCGGCTTCGACGGCAGCTTCGCCGTGCTCGACCGCGACGTCTTCACCGTGCCCGTCGAAGAGATCGCCGCCGTCCGCGTCGCCGAGACCTGGATCCGCGGCGAGCGGGTCTTCGCCTGCTGA
- a CDS encoding M20 metallopeptidase family protein: MRAQFEAAAEELRDDLVAVRRELHEAVEVGLDLPQTQTILLRELDGLGLEISRGKSLSSITAVLRGGRPGPVVLLRGDMDGLPIAEATGLPFASTSGAMHACGHDLHMAGVLGAARLLADRREELPGTVVFMFQPGEEGQAGGRLMIDEGVLDAAGERPVAAYALHVDSATPRGRLVTREGTMMASASALRMTLRGTGGHAAFPQLAIDPVPVAAQLILAVQAFAARRLPATDQAVLSITRLRSDSEAGNVLSATVDIEANIRTLSTATLDTVREHLPALLAGIAEANGCTLDTEFIASYPVTYNDPTETREVLAALDELVGAERVTRLEAPSMASEDFSYVLQEVPGTLVFVGAAPDSGPLPLHSEHALFDDAVLPLQATVLAELAWRRLERG, encoded by the coding sequence ATGAGAGCACAGTTCGAGGCCGCGGCGGAGGAGCTTCGCGACGACCTGGTCGCGGTGCGGCGTGAGCTGCACGAAGCGGTGGAGGTGGGTCTGGATCTCCCGCAGACGCAGACGATCCTGCTGCGCGAGCTGGACGGGCTGGGGCTGGAGATCAGCCGCGGCAAGTCGCTGTCGTCGATCACTGCGGTGCTGCGCGGCGGACGTCCGGGTCCCGTCGTGCTGCTGCGCGGCGACATGGACGGGTTGCCGATCGCCGAAGCGACCGGCCTCCCGTTCGCCTCGACCTCGGGCGCGATGCACGCGTGCGGGCACGACCTGCACATGGCGGGAGTCCTCGGGGCCGCCCGGCTTCTCGCCGACCGGCGCGAGGAGCTGCCCGGAACCGTCGTGTTCATGTTCCAGCCGGGCGAGGAGGGGCAGGCCGGCGGTCGCCTCATGATCGATGAGGGCGTGCTCGATGCGGCGGGCGAGAGGCCCGTCGCGGCCTACGCGCTCCACGTCGACAGCGCCACCCCGCGCGGCCGGCTCGTCACCCGCGAGGGAACGATGATGGCCAGCGCCAGTGCGCTGCGGATGACCCTGCGCGGCACCGGCGGCCACGCCGCGTTCCCTCAGCTCGCGATCGATCCGGTGCCGGTGGCCGCGCAGCTCATCCTCGCCGTGCAGGCGTTCGCCGCCCGCCGCCTGCCCGCGACGGACCAGGCCGTGCTCTCGATCACGCGGCTCCGCAGCGACTCGGAGGCCGGCAACGTGCTGTCGGCGACCGTCGACATCGAGGCGAACATCCGCACGCTGTCGACGGCGACGCTCGACACCGTGCGCGAGCACCTGCCCGCCCTGCTGGCCGGCATCGCCGAGGCGAACGGCTGCACTCTGGACACGGAGTTCATCGCGTCGTACCCCGTAACCTACAACGACCCCACCGAGACCCGAGAGGTGCTCGCCGCACTCGATGAGCTGGTGGGGGCGGAGCGCGTGACGCGGCTGGAAGCGCCGTCGATGGCGTCCGAAGACTTCTCGTACGTGCTGCAAGAGGTGCCGGGAACGCTGGTGTTCGTCGGCGCGGCCCCTGACAGCGGCCCGCTGCCGCTGCACTCCGAGCACGCCCTCTTCGACGACGCCGTCCTCCCGCTGCAGGCGACGGTGCTCGCCGAGCTCGCCTGGCGGCGGCTCGAGCGCGGCTGA
- a CDS encoding MFS transporter, giving the protein MTSAPTGTLASPESSAPSDTAASSQIRTIVASSVVGTTVEWFDFFAYSTAAALILNSLFFPEYDPLVGTILAFGGIAVGYFGRPLGSIVFGHFGDRIGRKRMLVLSLVTMGIATFLIGLLPTYAAIGVAAPILLMVLRFVQGFALGGEWGGAVLLVVEHAAPRRRAFLGSFPQVGLALGLTLSTLVFLPLVALPGDAFATWGWRIPFLISAVLVLVGLFIRLRITETPEFEEMRSAGQAARVPLWDTLKTHTAQVLLAALSFAVIGAVFYMLFTFSLTYGTEFIGHDPSQMLTIATICSVLALGGLPLAGRFADRFGVARVFGGGTVLSIVLAFPAFWLIDTGSLAAAYVAYIAMTIGFCATYGTLGVLYAQAFAVRIRYTGMSLALGIGTIAGSAFVPMIYLELLSVFEGSWAIALYIVAAGLVTLVSSALLHRLTARATRRAEAPVPAVSKGSAR; this is encoded by the coding sequence ATGACCTCGGCACCCACCGGGACCCTCGCCTCACCGGAGAGCTCTGCGCCCTCCGATACCGCCGCCTCCTCGCAGATCCGCACGATCGTCGCCTCGAGCGTCGTCGGCACCACGGTGGAGTGGTTCGACTTCTTCGCCTACTCCACGGCTGCCGCGCTCATCCTCAACTCGCTGTTCTTCCCGGAGTACGACCCGCTCGTCGGCACGATCCTCGCCTTCGGCGGCATCGCCGTCGGCTACTTCGGACGACCGCTCGGATCCATCGTGTTCGGCCACTTCGGCGACCGGATCGGCCGCAAGCGGATGCTTGTGCTGTCGCTGGTGACGATGGGCATCGCCACTTTCCTCATCGGCCTCCTGCCGACGTACGCCGCGATCGGGGTCGCTGCCCCGATCCTCCTCATGGTGCTGCGTTTCGTGCAGGGCTTCGCTCTCGGCGGCGAGTGGGGCGGTGCGGTCCTGCTCGTCGTCGAGCATGCCGCACCGCGTCGGAGAGCGTTCCTGGGCAGCTTCCCCCAGGTGGGCCTCGCGCTCGGACTCACGCTGTCCACTCTTGTCTTCCTGCCGCTGGTGGCGCTTCCCGGCGACGCGTTCGCAACGTGGGGTTGGCGGATCCCCTTCCTGATCAGCGCCGTCCTGGTGCTGGTCGGTCTGTTCATCCGGCTTCGCATCACCGAGACGCCCGAGTTCGAGGAGATGCGCAGCGCGGGGCAGGCCGCGCGCGTGCCGCTGTGGGACACGCTCAAGACGCACACCGCTCAGGTGCTGCTCGCCGCGCTCAGCTTCGCCGTGATCGGCGCCGTCTTCTACATGCTCTTCACGTTCAGCCTCACCTACGGCACCGAGTTCATCGGACATGACCCGTCGCAGATGCTGACCATCGCGACGATCTGCTCGGTGCTCGCCCTCGGCGGTCTGCCGCTGGCCGGCCGGTTCGCCGACCGCTTCGGCGTCGCCCGGGTTTTCGGTGGCGGAACGGTGCTCTCGATCGTCCTCGCCTTCCCGGCGTTCTGGCTGATCGACACCGGCAGCCTGGCCGCGGCGTATGTCGCCTATATCGCCATGACCATCGGCTTCTGCGCCACGTACGGCACGCTCGGTGTGCTGTACGCGCAGGCGTTCGCGGTCCGCATCCGCTACACCGGGATGTCGCTGGCCCTCGGCATCGGCACCATCGCCGGATCGGCGTTCGTGCCGATGATCTACCTCGAGCTGCTGTCGGTGTTCGAGGGGTCGTGGGCGATCGCGCTCTACATCGTCGCGGCCGGCCTCGTGACGCTCGTCTCGTCGGCGCTGCTGCACCGCCTCACCGCTCGCGCCACGCGCCGTGCCGAGGCACCCGTCCCCGCCGTCTCGAAGGGATCCGCTCGATGA
- a CDS encoding helix-turn-helix domain-containing protein has product MAQLLAHADVAATEAEELLASVRESQQSTARLRRRAAELEALFSTARELVRLQDVTDVLRRLVERAHELMGTDVTYLSEVDNESGDLRVRYSAGTVTPEFRDLVVPAGFGLATMVASTREPAWVREYARMGEAPHDPTIDAAVEREGLVSFLGVPLAVGDQVLGALFACNRFAHDFIPDQVLLLSAFADHAASVLHSARVLAESAAARARAEDAYRELESHVAATHVASSVHEELTAAVMSGGTVVDLVATVSDRLGRRVWALDETGRPLDAPSSGLPSRRALADAMRESQASGHAATIVEDRRHWIVVAILGADRVLGAMVAEEGDAPADAVARPTLERAAHVAALVSFKRDAVTALRVQRRARLLLGLLDAPEGRLSELSAELATPITACAVIDVRGRDRALPVAADTVGDDGLVAQREHHLIIAWAVPDPAAATERVRRALADHLRDSEVTAVAGPDLAGVAELHNAVDRAARDIRFLAPLGITGATVRSDAFAPYHVLTSAEPETAARYVDDLLGRVRAWDTRRGTALVETLATYFDSGESRQGAAAALRVHTNTVQQRLERIWSLIDGDWNDPEFRFRVQAAVRLDRLRRTLVGGDETRSSG; this is encoded by the coding sequence TTGGCTCAGCTCTTGGCCCACGCGGACGTCGCGGCGACCGAGGCCGAGGAGCTCCTCGCGTCGGTGCGAGAGTCGCAGCAGTCCACGGCGCGCCTGCGCCGTCGCGCCGCTGAACTGGAGGCGCTGTTCTCCACGGCCCGCGAACTGGTGCGTCTGCAGGACGTGACCGACGTGCTGCGCCGCCTGGTGGAACGCGCTCACGAGCTGATGGGCACGGACGTCACCTACCTCTCGGAAGTCGACAACGAGAGCGGCGATCTGCGTGTGCGGTATTCCGCAGGCACCGTGACACCCGAGTTCAGGGACCTGGTGGTTCCCGCCGGGTTCGGCCTCGCCACCATGGTCGCGAGCACGCGTGAGCCGGCCTGGGTGAGGGAGTATGCGCGGATGGGGGAGGCGCCGCACGACCCCACGATCGACGCCGCTGTCGAGCGCGAGGGACTGGTGTCGTTCCTCGGCGTGCCGCTCGCCGTGGGGGACCAGGTGCTCGGCGCCCTGTTCGCGTGCAACCGGTTCGCGCACGACTTCATCCCCGACCAGGTGCTGCTTCTCTCGGCTTTCGCCGATCACGCCGCGAGCGTGCTGCACAGCGCTCGAGTGCTGGCCGAGAGCGCGGCGGCCCGTGCGCGTGCTGAGGACGCATATCGGGAGCTGGAGAGTCATGTCGCCGCGACCCACGTCGCCAGCAGCGTCCATGAAGAGCTGACCGCTGCGGTGATGTCGGGCGGTACTGTCGTCGACCTCGTCGCGACCGTATCCGACCGGTTGGGGCGCCGGGTATGGGCGCTCGACGAGACCGGACGTCCGCTCGACGCCCCGAGCTCAGGCCTGCCGTCCCGGCGCGCGCTCGCCGATGCGATGCGGGAGAGTCAGGCGAGCGGGCACGCCGCTACGATCGTCGAGGATCGGCGACATTGGATCGTCGTGGCGATCCTCGGCGCGGACCGCGTGCTCGGAGCGATGGTCGCGGAGGAAGGCGACGCGCCAGCCGACGCCGTCGCACGGCCGACGCTCGAGCGCGCGGCGCACGTCGCCGCGCTGGTGTCGTTCAAGCGCGATGCCGTGACCGCATTGCGCGTCCAGCGGCGCGCACGTCTCCTGCTCGGGCTTCTCGACGCGCCGGAAGGACGGCTCTCCGAGCTCTCGGCCGAGCTCGCGACGCCGATCACCGCGTGCGCGGTGATCGACGTGCGTGGCCGTGACCGGGCGCTTCCCGTGGCGGCAGACACGGTGGGAGACGATGGCTTGGTGGCGCAGCGCGAGCACCACCTGATCATCGCGTGGGCCGTGCCGGATCCCGCGGCAGCCACCGAGCGGGTCCGGCGCGCGCTCGCCGACCATCTGCGCGACTCGGAGGTGACCGCGGTGGCCGGCCCGGACCTCGCAGGCGTCGCAGAGCTGCACAACGCCGTGGACCGCGCGGCAAGAGACATTCGCTTCCTGGCCCCGCTGGGGATCACGGGCGCGACCGTCCGCTCGGACGCGTTCGCGCCGTATCACGTGCTCACCTCGGCGGAGCCTGAGACGGCTGCGCGGTACGTGGACGACCTGCTCGGTCGGGTGCGGGCGTGGGACACCCGACGCGGCACCGCGCTCGTGGAGACCCTCGCGACGTACTTCGACAGCGGTGAGAGCCGCCAGGGTGCGGCGGCGGCCCTGCGTGTCCACACGAACACGGTGCAGCAACGCTTGGAACGCATCTGGTCCCTGATCGACGGCGACTGGAACGACCCCGAGTTCCGCTTCCGCGTCCAGGCCGCGGTGCGTCTCGATCGATTGCGCCGCACGCTCGTGGGCGGTGACGAGACGCGCTCATCCGGCTGA